The sequence below is a genomic window from Bacteroidales bacterium.
TGTATCCTTGCCGACAAAAAAGGCAAGTGGTATGGAAAAGGCTGGGGAAGCATTTGGTCTAGCACTATTCCATATAAGGCAAATATTAGGTTTCCTGAAAAAGGCAACTATTGCATTAAGATGAACCACGCCATGCGTGACGAAGAATTAAAAGCAATAACTGACATAGGAGTAAGAATAGAAAAGAGAGATTAACACTGTGGGGAAGAACAAATTACAACGTTTTGCCGAAAACGCAACATACGAACATGTTGTGCAGCCTGATATTATAGAGGCTCGCTTTCAAGACAATCCTATAAAAGGAAATTGGCGCAAACAGATGTTCAAAAACAGTAATCCTATTGTTGTTGAATTGGGTTGTGGAAAAGGCGAATATACAGTTGAACTGGCGCGCAAAAATCCCAACATTAACTATATCGGAGTAGATATCAAGGGTGCACGATTATGGAGAGGAGCCAAAACATCAGCCGAAGAAAACCTTAAAAACGTTGCCTTTCTGCGCACTCGCATAGAGTTTATAACAAGATATTTTGCTCCCGACGAAGTTGATGAAATATGGATTACATTTCCCGATCCACAAATCAAACCAAGACGTGCCAAAAACAGATTAACCCATTCGGCATTTTTAAGTCGATACCAACAATTTTTGAAGTCTGGCAGCGTTGTACACCTTAAAACCGATAATCTGTTTTTACATAGATACACAAAAATAGTTCTCGAACATAACAAAATTAAAATTGTCGAATCAAATGAAGATATTTATTCTGACAAAAACATTAAGCACGATTTAGCCATAAAAACAACTTACGAGCAGATATTTATGAATCAAGGATTTCCAATTACATATATAAAATTTATTTTAGACAAATCGACAAAAATTACAGAACC
It includes:
- the trmB gene encoding tRNA (guanosine(46)-N7)-methyltransferase TrmB codes for the protein MGKNKLQRFAENATYEHVVQPDIIEARFQDNPIKGNWRKQMFKNSNPIVVELGCGKGEYTVELARKNPNINYIGVDIKGARLWRGAKTSAEENLKNVAFLRTRIEFITRYFAPDEVDEIWITFPDPQIKPRRAKNRLTHSAFLSRYQQFLKSGSVVHLKTDNLFLHRYTKIVLEHNKIKIVESNEDIYSDKNIKHDLAIKTTYEQIFMNQGFPITYIKFILDKSTKITEPEYDHHELLRNCLPNSTYDSER